The following proteins are encoded in a genomic region of Sulfurospirillum arsenophilum NBRC 109478:
- a CDS encoding nitrous oxide-stimulated promoter family protein, with translation MNKEKLISDTQTLHRFIQLHCDKKHQDVPKKKGTLEVSFQEESLCSLPYHVCEECETLFLYAYGKLKNCPHEDKPSCRKCPNPCYEKSMWKKMAHVMMFSGMHFGLTKIRKLFFK, from the coding sequence ATGAACAAAGAAAAACTGATCTCCGATACCCAAACCTTGCACCGTTTCATTCAGCTTCATTGCGATAAAAAGCATCAGGATGTTCCTAAAAAAAAGGGAACTTTAGAGGTAAGCTTTCAGGAGGAGTCGTTATGCTCACTTCCTTACCATGTGTGTGAAGAGTGTGAGACACTTTTTCTTTATGCGTATGGTAAGCTAAAAAATTGTCCGCATGAGGATAAACCCAGTTGTCGTAAGTGTCCAAATCCTTGTTATGAAAAGTCAATGTGGAAAAAAATGGCACATGTGATGATGTTCAGCGGCATGCATTTTGGACTGACTAAAATACGTAAACTCTTCTTTAAATAA
- a CDS encoding cache domain-containing protein translates to MESVLGLTQELISHEKQLALSIALMLSQNEALKEGYLKNDRKQLYTTLQSEIPKIKQYLQIENLEVQLHTKDAKAYVRSWDFDDFGDDLSTFRKGITLLQQTKTPLVAIELGKRLNIKALCPIFDKNEFIGSLEIIISFDEVAQKLSAKKINFVILMDKALLEIGEWMKELEQVDGYVIVSNSCPTGCVNSFISIVSTPIMQQGFARSNGALFGFTPLFDIEAKQVGYIGIWFGESLLKESLLLRASLAPRAAPLHVKTLEPARESSTTREVLIR, encoded by the coding sequence GTGGAGAGCGTGTTAGGACTCACCCAAGAGCTTATTTCCCATGAAAAACAACTGGCTCTTAGCATTGCTTTGATGCTTTCTCAAAATGAAGCCCTCAAAGAGGGTTACCTCAAAAATGACCGAAAGCAGCTCTACACAACCCTTCAAAGTGAAATTCCTAAAATCAAACAGTATCTTCAAATCGAAAACCTTGAAGTCCAACTTCACACCAAAGATGCTAAGGCATACGTTCGCAGTTGGGATTTTGATGATTTCGGCGACGATCTCTCCACATTTCGCAAAGGCATTACGCTTCTTCAGCAAACCAAAACACCTTTAGTCGCGATAGAGCTTGGAAAACGCCTCAACATCAAAGCGCTCTGCCCTATTTTTGACAAAAATGAGTTTATTGGCTCTTTAGAGATTATCATCAGTTTTGATGAAGTAGCACAAAAACTCAGCGCCAAGAAAATCAATTTTGTTATTTTAATGGACAAAGCGTTATTGGAAATTGGGGAATGGATGAAAGAGTTAGAACAAGTTGATGGTTACGTCATCGTAAGCAACAGTTGTCCTACAGGGTGTGTTAATTCGTTTATCTCGATTGTCTCGACACCGATCATGCAACAAGGCTTTGCACGCTCCAATGGGGCTCTTTTTGGCTTTACACCACTTTTTGATATTGAAGCAAAACAGGTTGGGTACATTGGTATTTGGTTTGGCGAGTCATTGCTTAAAGAGTCTTTGCTCCTTCGAGCTTCATTGGCTCCTCGCGCAGCACCTTTACATGTAAAAACGCTAGAGCCTGCAAGAGAAAGCTCCACGACACGCGAGGTACTCATTCGATGA
- a CDS encoding YeiH family protein, translating to MAFSKTNRSHTLKGLFIVALFAYGAYFLSELSFFKHLAISPLVIGIALGMVYANTFRATFPKEWEGGILFSAKTLLRLGIVLYGFRITFMQIQSVGLSGFVSSLMIVVLTFLIGYAIGVKVLKLDPEIALLTSAGSAICGAAAVLATEGVLKNESYKSAVAVGTVVLFGTLSMFLYPIVYQLGWIPLGLGDEGLYVGATLHEVAQVVGAGSAISEEVANNAVIVKMIRVMLLVPFLVILGYIVTRFKSGNAHEKQMVIPWFAIFFIGVAGFNSFHFLPSSAIDGINIVDTFILTMAMTALGMETSFSKFKGVGGKAMLLALILFVWLIVGGFFIVKGCSFYM from the coding sequence GTGGCATTTAGTAAAACAAACCGTTCTCATACACTCAAAGGTCTTTTCATTGTAGCCTTATTTGCGTATGGTGCATACTTTCTTTCGGAGCTTTCATTTTTCAAACATCTTGCTATCTCTCCCTTGGTTATTGGCATTGCATTGGGGATGGTTTATGCCAATACGTTTCGTGCAACGTTTCCTAAAGAGTGGGAAGGTGGCATTTTATTTTCTGCGAAAACATTGCTTCGCCTAGGCATCGTGCTTTATGGATTTCGCATTACATTTATGCAGATTCAAAGTGTGGGACTTTCAGGTTTTGTATCGAGTCTGATGATTGTTGTTTTAACCTTTTTGATAGGGTATGCCATTGGGGTGAAAGTGTTGAAGCTTGATCCTGAAATTGCATTGCTTACGAGTGCGGGAAGTGCTATTTGTGGCGCGGCTGCGGTTTTAGCAACCGAGGGCGTGCTTAAAAATGAGTCGTATAAAAGTGCGGTAGCGGTGGGAACCGTCGTACTTTTTGGCACGCTTTCCATGTTTTTATACCCCATTGTTTATCAACTTGGCTGGATTCCGCTTGGACTTGGGGATGAAGGACTTTATGTCGGTGCAACGCTTCATGAAGTGGCGCAAGTCGTGGGTGCGGGAAGTGCTATAAGTGAGGAAGTAGCAAATAATGCGGTGATTGTTAAAATGATCCGTGTGATGTTGTTAGTGCCTTTTTTAGTGATTTTAGGCTATATCGTTACACGTTTTAAAAGTGGTAATGCGCATGAAAAACAGATGGTTATTCCATGGTTTGCGATCTTTTTTATTGGTGTTGCAGGTTTTAATTCGTTCCATTTTTTACCTTCTTCTGCGATTGATGGCATTAATATTGTTGATACTTTCATTCTTACAATGGCAATGACCGCACTGGGGATGGAGACTTCCTTCTCCAAATTTAAAGGTGTGGGCGGTAAAGCGATGCTCTTAGCACTCATTTTATTTGTTTGGTTAATCGTGGGTGGTTTTTTCATTGTGAAAGGATGTAGCTTTTACATGTAA
- a CDS encoding c-type cytochrome, translated as MKRVSIVRFLLIVSCASGLFALDTAELSKRSDKGFKPVVVKDWKAPDESTIPKNLFGDTVRYGKALVNETYKYIGPEVADPKMRYAGNNLACSSCHQDAGTKKWSGPFMGTFPNFPQYRNRDESIGSIEGRVNGCMERSMNGRSLPEDGKEMRAIVTYMYWLAQGIPVGAKVEGAEFPQVNRKMIMTQAADPIKGEKVYKEFCASCHGENGEGVKREGKANGYEFPPLWGKDSYNTGAGMYRVIRAADWVVANMPLGADNKNRILTDEQAYNVAAYINNYDKPRDVKANREKDFPDLSMKVPDSDIGPYDDGKNRHQHKFGPYQGIIIPAK; from the coding sequence ATGAAGAGAGTTTCAATAGTACGATTTTTGCTCATCGTATCCTGTGCAAGCGGGCTTTTTGCATTGGATACAGCAGAACTCAGCAAGCGTTCAGACAAAGGCTTTAAACCCGTTGTGGTGAAGGATTGGAAAGCACCCGATGAGAGTACTATTCCTAAAAACCTTTTTGGCGATACGGTGCGTTATGGTAAAGCACTTGTCAATGAAACCTATAAATACATTGGCCCTGAAGTGGCTGACCCTAAAATGCGTTATGCGGGTAATAATCTTGCCTGTTCATCATGCCACCAAGATGCAGGTACTAAAAAATGGTCGGGTCCTTTTATGGGAACATTCCCTAACTTTCCACAATACCGTAATCGTGATGAGAGTATCGGGAGCATTGAAGGACGTGTGAACGGTTGTATGGAACGCAGTATGAACGGTCGTTCTTTACCCGAGGATGGCAAAGAAATGCGAGCTATTGTCACTTATATGTACTGGTTAGCGCAAGGTATTCCTGTTGGAGCCAAAGTGGAAGGGGCTGAGTTTCCTCAAGTCAATCGTAAAATGATTATGACGCAAGCCGCTGATCCGATCAAAGGTGAGAAGGTTTACAAAGAGTTCTGTGCTTCATGTCATGGTGAAAATGGCGAAGGTGTCAAACGTGAAGGCAAAGCCAATGGTTACGAGTTCCCGCCACTGTGGGGAAAAGACAGCTACAACACGGGAGCTGGTATGTACAGAGTTATTCGTGCAGCTGACTGGGTCGTTGCCAATATGCCTTTAGGTGCAGACAATAAAAATCGTATTTTAACCGATGAACAAGCCTATAATGTCGCAGCGTATATCAATAACTACGATAAACCACGTGATGTGAAAGCCAATCGTGAAAAAGATTTCCCTGATCTTAGTATGAAAGTGCCTGATAGCGACATTGGACCGTACGATGATGGTAAAAACCGTCACCAACATAAATTTGGTCCTTATCAAGGTATTATTATTCCTGCAAAATAG
- a CDS encoding response regulator transcription factor, with the protein MKILLLEDDYTYNESIKESLEEMGYEVDAFDDGLQALDALFEKHYHLALLDIRVPHMDGYEILKEIRKAKLDLPIIFITSLTDINNLSLGYELGCNDYLRKPFSLKELQYRVSQTLKSYHLHSTLDVIPLSCGFSYHSDDQSLWFENMQVNLSNFERKLLFVLVKNRGNFISTELIHEYVWEDKEVGDNDIRMLIKKLRDKTDKEFIITAKGIGYKIEK; encoded by the coding sequence ATGAAGATTTTACTCCTTGAAGATGACTATACTTATAATGAGAGTATCAAAGAATCTCTTGAAGAGATGGGCTACGAAGTCGATGCCTTTGATGATGGACTCCAAGCCCTGGATGCACTTTTTGAAAAACACTACCATCTGGCTCTTTTGGACATTCGTGTACCCCATATGGATGGTTATGAAATCCTCAAAGAGATTCGCAAAGCTAAGTTGGATCTTCCCATTATTTTTATTACCTCACTGACAGACATTAACAATCTCTCCTTAGGGTATGAGTTAGGATGCAACGACTATTTACGTAAACCTTTTTCGCTTAAAGAGCTTCAATACCGTGTCTCGCAGACACTCAAAAGTTACCATTTGCACTCAACGCTAGATGTTATTCCCCTCTCATGCGGATTTTCGTACCATAGTGATGACCAAAGCCTTTGGTTTGAAAACATGCAGGTCAATCTAAGCAATTTTGAGCGCAAACTGCTTTTTGTACTGGTCAAAAATAGAGGTAATTTTATCTCCACGGAACTTATCCATGAGTACGTTTGGGAAGACAAAGAGGTTGGGGATAACGACATACGCATGCTCATTAAAAAGTTGCGTGATAAGACCGATAAAGAGTTTATCATCACCGCCAAAGGGATAGGATACAAAATTGAAAAGTGA
- a CDS encoding EAL domain-containing protein, translating into MKIAKTYALYSALILSLALILTASVWFSKKTQEQYQIKQEQISVFERYKAVLNLESTAIRQITHDYSRWDEMVDFVHKQDLSWSKDNLEPMIPTFHLSYIFVFDTSKKQVYSHKNKEADSINLDLSTFVPHSSSFKEFFYFENGKFIQFFLAPIQYSADLERTGETKGFLVLGRIFDDAFLEKMEQITLGHSSLSRNTDHPSLGEHFHLPLSSLSDDVIGYIDFYHTPSVLLFITELQNSIAFAGIIIILCVIVLFYALTHTVIFTPIKRISMALKTHQLGYIVGLSRQEHELGEIAHLICEHEKQTQLLEHYKEAIDENTIVSKTDTKGIITYANDQFVAISGYSREELVGKPHNIVRHPDNLQSFFKEMWVTLKEGKTWKGVVKNRRKDGSSYYVKSVIMPLLDEQGNIQEYIAIRYDVSELFEQVEHLRKEKLIELPSRKVLFEVIEHATMPHLAILNICGFRDINTLHGQAFGDLYLRHLAIKIKQLMSKSWQLFHLQSDEFALFCDSSLPDQAFNDECQHLLAVLSHEGLFIQQAFYPLSLRFGIANGREYLYNRAEIAMKEARIAHKAFVIYDDDKGFEERLQKDIQWNETIRNALKENRFTIFLQEIVPLHVKGEERKKYEVLIRLIDTDGHIISPFHFIDLAKRMHLYDQLTRFVLQEGFRAAVELHCDISINITKEDILNQETTAYLMNLLEQSPTLKGRITLELVESEGIEDSVDVQTFIQKARAHGCLLAIDDFGTGYSNFEYLLRLKVDFIKIDGSLIKHLDTDVNAYATVKTITHFAKNLGILVVAEFVHKKEILEKVQELGIDYAQGFYLHEPSPKPKIKSSHASN; encoded by the coding sequence ATGAAAATAGCAAAAACATACGCACTTTACAGCGCACTCATTCTTTCCTTGGCACTCATTCTAACGGCGAGTGTATGGTTTAGTAAAAAAACGCAAGAGCAGTATCAAATAAAACAAGAGCAAATTAGTGTATTTGAACGCTACAAAGCGGTCTTAAATCTTGAAAGTACCGCCATACGACAAATAACCCATGACTACTCTCGCTGGGATGAAATGGTAGACTTTGTACACAAGCAAGATTTGAGCTGGAGCAAAGATAATTTAGAACCAATGATTCCAACATTTCATCTTTCTTATATTTTTGTATTTGATACTTCAAAAAAGCAAGTTTATAGCCATAAAAACAAAGAAGCCGATAGCATAAATCTTGATTTATCAACATTTGTCCCTCATTCTTCTTCCTTCAAAGAATTTTTCTACTTTGAAAATGGAAAATTTATTCAATTTTTTCTAGCACCTATTCAGTACTCAGCAGATTTAGAGCGCACGGGCGAAACGAAAGGATTTTTAGTTTTAGGACGTATTTTTGACGATGCTTTCTTGGAAAAAATGGAACAGATTACACTTGGTCATTCCTCTCTTTCTCGAAATACAGATCATCCCTCTTTAGGAGAACATTTCCATCTTCCACTCTCCTCTCTCTCAGATGATGTGATTGGTTACATTGATTTTTATCATACGCCTTCAGTTCTTCTTTTTATCACAGAGTTACAAAACTCTATTGCCTTTGCAGGCATTATCATTATCCTGTGTGTCATTGTGCTTTTTTACGCACTTACGCACACTGTTATTTTTACCCCCATCAAGCGTATTTCAATGGCACTTAAAACCCATCAATTAGGCTATATTGTAGGGCTTTCACGTCAAGAGCATGAATTGGGAGAAATTGCGCATCTTATTTGTGAACATGAAAAACAAACACAGCTTTTGGAGCACTATAAAGAAGCCATTGACGAAAATACAATTGTCTCGAAAACAGATACTAAAGGCATTATTACCTATGCCAATGATCAATTTGTTGCTATTTCGGGATATTCCAGAGAAGAACTTGTTGGAAAACCACATAATATCGTTCGCCATCCTGACAACCTCCAAAGCTTTTTCAAAGAGATGTGGGTAACCCTTAAAGAGGGAAAGACATGGAAAGGTGTCGTTAAAAACAGACGTAAAGATGGTAGCAGTTACTATGTTAAATCGGTTATTATGCCTCTTTTGGATGAACAAGGAAACATTCAAGAGTATATTGCGATCCGCTACGATGTCAGTGAGCTTTTTGAGCAAGTCGAACACCTTCGTAAAGAGAAACTCATCGAACTGCCAAGCCGTAAGGTACTCTTTGAAGTTATTGAACATGCTACTATGCCGCATCTGGCTATCTTAAATATTTGTGGTTTTCGTGATATCAATACGCTGCATGGGCAAGCCTTTGGCGATCTTTACTTACGCCATCTCGCCATCAAAATCAAACAGCTTATGTCAAAATCTTGGCAACTCTTTCACCTTCAAAGTGATGAATTTGCCCTCTTTTGCGACTCGTCACTTCCCGATCAAGCCTTCAACGATGAATGTCAACATCTCCTTGCTGTCTTAAGCCATGAAGGACTCTTTATCCAACAAGCATTCTACCCGCTCTCTCTTCGTTTTGGTATTGCCAATGGTAGAGAGTATCTTTACAATCGTGCTGAAATTGCGATGAAAGAGGCGCGCATTGCGCATAAAGCTTTTGTTATTTATGACGATGACAAAGGCTTTGAAGAACGCCTTCAAAAAGATATTCAATGGAATGAAACCATACGTAATGCTCTTAAAGAGAACCGTTTTACCATTTTCTTACAAGAGATTGTTCCTTTACATGTAAAAGGTGAAGAGCGTAAAAAATATGAAGTCTTAATTCGCTTGATCGACACCGATGGGCATATTATCTCTCCCTTTCATTTTATTGACCTTGCTAAACGCATGCATCTGTACGACCAACTTACACGCTTTGTACTTCAAGAAGGTTTTCGAGCAGCTGTAGAACTTCATTGTGACATTTCAATCAATATTACGAAAGAAGATATTTTAAATCAAGAAACAACAGCCTATCTTATGAATCTACTGGAACAGTCCCCTACACTTAAAGGGCGCATCACTTTAGAGCTCGTAGAATCCGAAGGTATTGAAGATTCAGTGGATGTGCAAACCTTTATCCAAAAAGCAAGGGCGCATGGTTGTCTGCTGGCTATTGATGATTTTGGAACAGGCTACTCTAATTTTGAGTACCTTTTACGTTTAAAGGTTGACTTCATTAAGATAGATGGCTCGCTCATTAAGCATCTCGATACCGATGTCAATGCATATGCAACCGTTAAAACCATTACCCATTTTGCGAAAAATCTGGGTATTTTAGTTGTTGCTGAATTTGTTCACAAAAAAGAAATTTTAGAAAAAGTGCAAGAACTTGGCATCGATTATGCACAAGGTTTCTACTTGCATGAGCCTTCCCCTAAACCTAAAATAAAGAGTTCCCATGCTAGCAATTGA
- a CDS encoding DUF309 domain-containing protein, translating to MLAIEQFLKVVENNEFVEGHEVLEEDWHRLKKLPEQSDEAKILKGLINASTALALACKGKREGAARVWQTYEKYAPLIECTPSSHTAKYKEAQTLLLRKYVLYM from the coding sequence ATGCTAGCAATTGAACAGTTTTTAAAAGTTGTTGAAAACAATGAATTTGTCGAAGGTCATGAGGTTCTAGAAGAAGATTGGCATCGCCTCAAAAAACTTCCTGAACAGAGTGATGAAGCAAAAATCCTTAAAGGTCTTATTAATGCATCCACTGCTTTAGCATTGGCATGTAAGGGAAAAAGAGAAGGAGCAGCACGTGTATGGCAAACCTATGAAAAATATGCTCCATTGATAGAGTGTACACCATCTTCCCACACAGCGAAGTACAAAGAAGCACAAACGCTTTTGCTACGCAAATACGTACTTTACATGTAA
- a CDS encoding cold-shock protein, with protein MALLEGTVKWFNNEKGFGFIQPNDGGKDVFVHFRQVNRSGYGRVSLAEGQKVTYELGEGPKGPQAENVTAL; from the coding sequence ATGGCTTTATTAGAGGGAACCGTTAAATGGTTTAACAATGAAAAAGGTTTTGGTTTTATCCAACCAAATGATGGCGGAAAAGATGTATTCGTACACTTTCGTCAAGTAAACAGATCAGGTTATGGTCGTGTATCTTTGGCAGAAGGCCAAAAAGTTACTTATGAACTAGGCGAAGGTCCAAAAGGCCCACAAGCTGAGAACGTAACAGCACTATAA
- a CDS encoding sensor histidine kinase, translating into MKSETKNAFIFAIILTLLTLLLVSFPILNYLSVSLRLSQVNQEVQIRSYAKEIETAIQGISPLQKTFLFPRSIIFKSALLDANNHIVFSLIEEPIPTFSDEFVKNDTSLFYKYPLPSNALHVKFLVVQKEISHSQVIFDILVIIGVVLIGMLIFSYLLLKLLLKPYIETSTRMNLFFTDVMHELKTPLGIMQLNIEGLVKKYKDKRLSRTLAALSTLSTLYDDLEYLIKNKTITYTVEVLDFSTFLEDRIAYFEALSSSKEITILSDIEPEHSVRINRIELQRIIDNNLTNAIKYSPPQTTIEVHLSEKETGLCFGVKDQGVGIKEVDKIFERHYRGDIYKGGFGIGLSIVKSICDKYGIVVEVRSEEKKGSEFNYWFKKEEKEEKISS; encoded by the coding sequence TTGAAAAGTGAGACTAAAAATGCGTTTATTTTCGCCATCATTCTCACGCTCTTAACCCTTTTACTCGTCTCATTTCCCATTCTCAACTATCTCTCTGTCTCATTGCGCCTTAGCCAAGTGAACCAAGAGGTGCAGATAAGATCGTATGCGAAAGAGATCGAAACAGCAATTCAAGGAATTTCACCACTTCAAAAAACCTTTTTATTTCCTCGCTCCATCATTTTTAAAAGTGCCCTCTTAGACGCGAACAATCACATTGTTTTTTCCCTGATTGAAGAACCCATTCCCACGTTCAGCGATGAATTTGTCAAAAATGATACTTCTCTTTTTTATAAATACCCTCTGCCATCCAATGCTTTACATGTAAAGTTTTTAGTTGTCCAAAAAGAGATTTCACATTCCCAAGTTATTTTCGATATTTTGGTTATCATCGGCGTCGTTTTGATAGGTATGCTGATCTTTTCATATCTACTGTTAAAACTGTTACTCAAACCTTACATCGAGACTTCCACGCGTATGAACCTTTTTTTTACCGATGTCATGCATGAGCTTAAAACGCCTCTGGGCATTATGCAACTCAACATTGAAGGGTTAGTAAAGAAATACAAAGATAAACGCCTCAGTCGCACCCTTGCAGCGCTCTCAACACTTTCAACACTCTATGATGATTTAGAATACCTCATCAAAAACAAAACCATTACATACACGGTCGAAGTACTCGATTTTTCTACATTTTTGGAAGATCGAATTGCTTATTTTGAAGCACTTAGCTCTTCGAAGGAGATTACCATCCTTTCAGACATTGAGCCTGAACACTCTGTTCGCATCAACCGCATTGAGCTTCAGCGTATTATTGACAACAATCTCACCAATGCAATTAAGTATTCTCCACCTCAAACCACAATTGAAGTGCATTTAAGTGAAAAAGAGACTGGACTCTGTTTTGGTGTTAAAGATCAAGGAGTGGGAATTAAAGAGGTCGATAAAATTTTTGAGCGTCACTACAGAGGGGATATCTATAAAGGTGGTTTTGGAATAGGTCTTAGTATTGTTAAAAGTATTTGTGATAAGTATGGTATTGTGGTTGAAGTAAGGTCTGAAGAGAAAAAAGGAAGTGAATTTAACTATTGGTTTAAAAAAGAAGAAAAGGAGGAGAAAATCTCCTCCTAA